Genomic DNA from Gaiellales bacterium:
CCTGGTTATGATGCACGCGCCGTGAACGCTCTCAACTTCTATTCCCCGGTCGTCGCCGACCAGCTCCGCCACCACCGCAAGACGGCGACGATCCGTCTCGGCGACAAGAGCGGGAAGTACAAGAAGGGCCAGGTCGTGTGCGTGCTCGTGGGACAGCGCTTCGGCGTGCGCGAGAAGGTCTTCGACGCCGTCATCGACAAGGTCGAGGTGAAGCAGCTGCAGGAGGTCTCGCCGCGCGAGATCCAGCACGACAACCCGGAGATCCGGCACATCGACGAGTTCACGCACTTCCTCGGCCAGCTGTACAACCGCGAGGTGACCGAGGAGGCCACGGTCACCGTCATCCACTTCTCCGAGATCCGGGGCTAGCCCCGCCTCAGCCGCGGTGGTACCAGGGCGGCGCCGCGAGGCACGCCCGCAGCGCTTGCCGCCCGTCGCCGATCGCCGACGGCCCGTGCGTCATCAGGGCGTGCTCGAAGGGCTCGTCCAGAATCGGGAGGACGGTCGGCGCGAACCGCTCGGCGTAGAAGGCGAGGCGGCGCTCGTTCAGCGGCTCGTTGCACCACATCCGCAGGCCCTCGCCGGTGCCGACGATGGCGTCGCCGAAGGCGAGTGCGGCGTGCGACTCGACCAGCACCGGCAGCTCGGCCCGGCGGGGCTTGCCGATGTGGTAGGCCCGAACGCCCGGCGGGGCCGAGTCGGGGGCGAGCTCGCGAAAGACGGAGCGGTCGGCCAGCCGGCGGCCGGCGTTGGCGTGGCCCCACACCGTCGTGCCGGGATAGCGGCCGCAGACGGCCTCCGCGCTGCGGACGTGGTAGCCGATCGTGATGAGCACCGTCACCGGCCCCGCGACGACACCGTCGAGCCGGGTCCAGAACCCGTCCTCGTCGTCGGGCGCGAGCGGATCGATCAGGACGGTGCGGCCGCTCCCCGGGAGCGCGAACGAGACCACCCGCGCGCCGAAAACGCCGGGGTGCCACTCGGGATGCCGGGCCGTCCAGCTCCAAATGCCGTCGGCGATCTGCTCCACGGCCGGGACCCTAGTGAATAAACGGGTCTGACCCCGTTTATTCAGTCCAGGACGGTGCGCCCACTCAGTCTTCGTCGTCCCAGACGGCCATCGCGACGGGCACGGTGCCCGGCTTGATCGGCTCGTCGCGGACGGCGCGGCGGGCGCTGCGAAGGGCGGAGCCGGCCCGCTCGACCAGCTCCTCGAACGACTCCGCGTGGGCCGGGCAGCTGGCGATGCCGACCGCAGCCTGCGGCGTCGAGCCGCCCTCGGTTCGCGCCCGGGCGATGGCGCGCAGGACGCGCTCCGAGGCGACCGAGGCCGAGCGCGAGTCGGTCTCCGGCATGATCACGCCGAACTCGGTCGTGCCCACCCGGCAGGCGACGTCGAGCGCCCGGACGCTGCCGCCGATGGCGGCGCCGAGCGTGCGCATCGAGGCCTCGACCTCGTCGGCGGACACGTCGTCGACGCTCGCGAGCGCCAGCGCCACCGGCCGGTCGTAGGTGCGCGACCGCTCGATCTCGCGCGTCAGCGCCTCCACGAAGAAGCGGCTGTTCCAGAGCCCGGTGTCGTCGTCGCGGCGCTCGAGCAGCGTCGCCTCGGTGCGGGCGGTCTGCAGCTCGTCGGCGAGCGTGCGGGCACGCCGGTGCTCACGGACGGCGAACACGACGGCAGCGGCCAGCGCTGCCACCGCGACGACCAGGATGGGAAGGAGGATCGCGAGGCTCACGAGGGTGTCCTCTCGTTATCGCGCGCGGCGCGGCCTGCGTCAAGGCGGCGGTGCCGTTCCGGCTTGCGCCGGATCTCCGTCCCGAACAGGTGCGCCGGCCGCAGCTCCTCCCCACACCCGGCGCAGGTGAGCGCCATCATCGAGACGATTCCGGTGCCGCACTTCGGGCAGGCGGTGATCACCCGGCCGCCGCAGTCCGGGCAGGCCGTCGGCAGGGTGTCGGCGTTGGGCGCCATGAACCGCCGGCCCCAGCCGCAGCGCAGGCAGAACCCGCACCGGTCTCCCAGCTCTCGGCTCCGGTCGTATCCCACTCGTCGATTCTTGCACACCGCCCCGGGGGTGCCGCCTGTAGCATCGCGCGATGGCCGGCGAACCCGTCCGCCTGGCGGAGCTCCTGGGGGCGCTCTCGGCGATGAGCGACCTCGCCCGCGGCCACGCCGTCGACGAGGCCACCCGCTCGTGCCTGGTCGCCACGGGCCTGGCCCGTCGTCTGGGACTCGCCCCGCCCGAGGTCTCGGACGTCTACTACACCTCGCTCCTGCGGTCGGTCGGATGCACCGCGACGTCGCACGAGATCTCGGTGCTGATGGGCGGCGACGACATCGCCGTCCGCGCCCGCGGCGACATGGTCGACATGTCCCGCCCCGGCGAGGCGGCGGCGTTCATCGCCGGGATGGGCCGCGGCCTTCCGCCCACCAGGCGCCTGCGCGCGGTGGCCGGGACGGCCGCGCTCGGCAAGCGGGCGGCGGCGGAGGGGGCCCACGCCGACTGCGAGGTCGGCGCCGCCATCGCCCGCCGGCTGCGCCTGCCGGCGACGGTGGAGGCGGCGCTGCTCGACGTGTTCGAGCGCTGGGACGGGCGCGGCGGCTACCGCGGCCTGGCCGGCGACGCGATCGCCGCGCCGGCACGGTTCGCCGCCGTCGGCCTGTGCGCGGCCATGTTCGCCGACGAGCCCCAGGGAGCCGCGGACGCCGTCCGGCGCTGGCGGGGGCGCGCCCTCGACCCCGAGCTGGCCGACGCGTTCCTGGCCTCGGCGGACGAGCTGCTCGCCGAGTCGGGCGTGGAGGATCCGTGGCTGGCGGCGGTCGGCTGCGAGCCGGAGCCGCGCCGGACGGTCGCCGCGGACGGTATCGACGCGCTCGCCCGCGCCTTCGCCGACGCCGTCGACCTGAAGGCGCCGTTCCTGCACGGCCACTCGGCCGGGGTCGCCGACCTCTCGGCCCGGGCCGCGGCGCTGGCCGGCTGGGAAGAGGCGCGGGTGCGCGACCTGCGCCGGGCGGCGCTGCTGCACGACATCGGCCGGGCCGCGATCCCGACGGGCGTCTGGGAGAAGCCGGGCCCGCTCTCGATCGCCGAGTGGGAGCAGGTGCGCCTGCACCCCTACCACGGCGAGCGCATCCTCCTGCGGGCGCCGGCCCTCGCGCCGCTCGCGGCGACGGCGGGGATGCACCACGAGCGCACCGACGGCAGCGGGTATCACCGCGGCGTCGCGGGGACGGCCGTCGACGCACCGGCCCGGTTCCTGGCGGCCGCCGACGCGTTCCATGCGATGACGGAGCCACGCCCGCACCGGCCGGCGCTCACGTCGACTTCGGCGGCGGCGGCGCTGGCCGCGATGCCGCTCGACCGCGATGCCGTGGCCGCGGTGCTCGAGGCGTCCGGACAGCCTCGGCCGCGGCCGCCGGCCTGGCCGGGCGCGCTCACCGACCGCGAGGTCGAGGTGCTGCGCCTGCTGGCAGCGGGCCGGTCGAAGCGCGAGATCGCCGGCCGGCTGGTGCTCTCGCCGGCGACGGTGCACACGCACACCGTGCACATCTACGCCAAGGCGGGCGTGTCGACCCGCGCGGCCCTGGCGATGTGGGCGATGGAGCACGATCTGGTCGGGCCGGGGCGCCATATCGACTGAACGGTCGATGCGGCGGCGAGGGCCGCCTCCGTACGGTGGGCCGGTCAACCGTTCCCCTCGTAAGGAGGCCCACCATGATCGAGACCCAGAGCGCCGCCGAGGCGACCGTGCTGCGCGGCTACCAGGCGTTCGCGAGCGCGGACATGGAGACGCTCGGCGAGCTCTTCCACCCCGACATCGTCTGGACGCACCACAACGACGACCGGTTCGGCGGCCCCAAGATCGGCTGGCCGGCGGTCGCGCAGTACTTCGCCGAGTCGGCGGAGCTCACGGCCGGAAACCTGGAGGCGCGCGTCGAGTCGACGACGGCGTCCGGCGAGCTGGTCGCGGTCGGCGCCCGCATGATCGGCACCCGCCCGGACGGGCGCCGCTTCGACGATCCCCAGATGCATCTCTTCCGGCTGCGCGACGGCCGGGTCGTACAGGTCGAGCAGTACGTGGGCGATCCCCAGGCCGTGGAGGCGTTCTGGGCCTAGACACAAACCCCCGTCGGCAGCCTGACGTCCAGGCGCGCGGGGGCGGGGATCAGTCATCGACGCCGGATCGGGCGTGACGCGTTCGGGTGATGTGACGCGTCACGCCCACCGGATACACTGCGCAGAAGCATGGCGGTAGCTCGCGAAGCCACGCCGGTCTCCTCGGCGGCGGACATCAAGCAGGCGGATCTCGACCGCGAGGACCTTCTCAGCATCTACCGGAACATGCTGATCACGCGCGGCATCGAGGAGCGCGGCCACATCCTGTACCGCCAGGGCAAGATCCCCGGCAGCTTCTACACCGGCCGCGGCAACGAGGGCGCGGCGGTCGGCGTGGCGACGGCGATGCGGACGGACGACGTCGGCACCCCGATCCAGCGTGACATGGGCGTGCACGTGAGCCGCGGCACCGAGCCGTGGCGGATCTTCGCCCAGTACATGGGCCGCGCGGACGGCCTCGCCGCCGGCAAGGACGGCAACGTCCACATGGCCGACTTCCGGCTCGGCCTGATCGCGATGGTCAGCCACCTGCCGGCGCTGATGCCGGTCGCCGTCGGCTGCGCGCTCGCCTTCAAGATCCGGCGCGAGCCGCGGGTGGCGGTGACCTGGAGCGGCGACGGCGCCATGGCCCGCGGCGACGCCCACGAGGCGATGAACCTGGCCGGGGTCCACCGCCTGCCCGTCGTCTTCATCTGCGACAACAACCAGTACGCCTACTCGACCCCGAACCGGTCCGAGTTCGGCGTCGACCACCTCGCCGACCGCGCCGCCGCCTACGGGTTCGAGGGCGTCGTGGTCGACGGCACCGACGTGCTCACCGTCTACCGCGAGGCCCATGCCGCCATCGAGCGGGCCCGCGCGGGCGGCGGGCCGACGCTGCTCGAGCTCGTCACGCTGCGCATGGAGGGGCACGCGGTCCACGACGACGCCTTCTACGTCCCCCGCGAGCTGCTCGAGGCCTACGCCAAGAAGGACCCGATCGAGCGCTACCGGCGCTGGCTGAAGGAGCAGAACGTGCTCGACGAGGTGCGCGACGACGAGATCAACGTCGAGGTGAAGAAGCTCCTGAACGACGCCATGAAGCGGGCCGAGGAGAGCCCGCTGCCCGAGCCGGCCGACCTGCTCACCGGCGTCTACGCGGAGCCCGAGGAGCTCGACACCCCCCATCACCGATAGCGAGGTCACGTGGCCACGAAGACGTACCTGCAGGCGATCTCAGACGCGCTCCGCGAGGAGATGCGGCGTGACTCGCGCGTGTTTTTGATCGGCGAGGACATCGGCGTCTACGGTGGCGCGTTCAAGGTTACCCAGGGCTTCCTGCAGGAGTTCGGCGAGGACCGCGTGATCGACTCGCCCCTGTCCGAGACGGCGATCGTCGGCTCGTGCACCGGCGCCGCGCTGATGGGCATGCGGCCCGTGTGCGAGATGCAGTTCTCCGACTTCGTCTCCTGCGCCTTCGACCAGCTGGTGACCGTCGCCGCCAAGCAGCACTACCGCGTCGGCACGCCGGTGCCGATGGTCGTGCGCCTGCCGTCCGGCGGCGGGTTCTCGGGCGGGCCGTTCCACTCCCAGAACCCCGAGGGCTTCTTCGCCCACTGCCCCGGCCTCAAGATCGCCTGCCCGGCGACGCCGGCCGACGCCAAGGGGCTCCTGACGCAGGCGATCCGCGACCCCAACCCGGTGCTCTACTTCGAGCACAAGCACCTGTACCGCCGCATAAAGGGCGAGGTGCCCGACGGTGAGCACGTCGTCGAGTTCGGGAAGGCGCGCGTGCACCGCGAGGGCGCCGACCTGACGGTGGTCACCTACGGCGCGATGGTCTACACCGCCGAGGAGGCTGCCGACGCCGTGTCGAAGGACGGCACCTCGGTCGAGATCGTCGACCTGCGCACCGTGACGCCGTGGGACCGGCAGGCGGTGCTGGACTCCGTGGCGAAGACCAGCAAGGTGATCGTCCTGCACGAGGACACGCACACGTCCGGCTTCGGCGCCGAGATCGCCGCCACCATCGCGGAGGAGGCGTTCGAGCTGCTCGACGGCCCGGTCGTGCGCGTCACCGCGCCGGACACGCCGATACCGTTCTCCCCACCGCTCGAGAAGGCGTTCCTGCCCCAGGTGGCCGACGTGGTCGCCGCGATCGAGAAGCTGTCCGCCTACTAGATGACCCGGAGGAGCTGACCTCACATGGCCACTGGAACACTCGTCGACGTCGTCATGCCGCAGATGGGCGTGAGCGTGTCCGAGGGAACGATCACCCGCTGGGCGAAGGCCGTGGGTGAGACGATCGAGGCCGACGAGACCATCGTCGAGATCTCGACGGACAAGGTCGACACCGAGGTTCCCTCCCCTGCGTCGGGTGTGGTGCGCGAGCTGTTCGCCGGCGAGGGCGACACCGTCCCCGTGAACACCCGCATCGCCGTGATCGACACCGGCGGCGAGGGCGGCGACGACGAGGCGCCCGCCGAGCCGGCCGCCGAGGCTGTGCCCGAGCCCGCTGCCGCGGCTCCGGCCGCGCCGCAGGCCGCGCCCGCCGAGGGCAACGGCAACGGCCATAACGGCGACGGACGCACGTTCGTGAGCCCGGTCGTCGCCCGCATGGTCGCCGAGCACGGCCTCGACGTCAGCGCGATCCCCGGCACCGGCCGCGGCGGCCGCGTGACGAAGAAGGACGTGCAGCAGTTCATCGACTCGGGCGGCACCGCCGCCCCGGCGCAGGCGCCCGCCGAGGTGCACGACGTGCCCCACTTCGCCCCGCCGCCCGAGGCGCCCGAGACGGCCGCGCCGGCCGCCCCGGCTCCGGCCCCGCCGGCCGCTCCCGCGGCGCCGGCGGTCGAGGTCGCCGCACCGGGCCAGGCCGGCCCCGGCGAGGAGCTCTACCGCTTCAACACGATCCGCAAGGTGATCGCGCGGCACATGCGCCACTCGCTCGAGACCGCCGCCCAGGTGACGACCGTGATCGAGGTCGACATGACCGGCGTCGTCAACCTGCGCAAGAAGTGGAAGCCGGAGTACCAGAGCCGCTACGGCGTCAACCTGACGTACGTCCCGTTCGTCGCCCGCGCCACCATCGACGCGATCGGCCGCTGGCCGTGGGTGAACGCCGAGGTGCAGGGCGAGAGCGCGCTCATCAAGAAGTACGTGAACCTGGGCATGGCCGTCGCCGTCGACGACGCCAAGGGCCTGATGGTGCCGGTGATCCAGCACGCCGAGGAGAAGAACCTCGTCGGCCTCTCCCGCTCGGTGATCGAGCTGGCCGACAGGGCCCGGACGAAGACGCTCTCGCCCGACGAGATGAGCGGCGGCACCTTCACGATCACGAACCCCGGCGTGTTCGGGGCGCTGATCGGCACGCCGATCATCCCCGAGGGGCAGGTCGCCATCCTCGACGTCGAGGCGATCGTGAAGCGCCCGGTCGTGGTCACCGACGCGCACGGCAACGACGCCATCGCGATCCGCCACATGATGTTCCTGTGCCTCAGCTACGACCACCGCCTGGTGGACGGGGCATATGCGGCCCAGTTCATGGCCCAGGTGAAGCAGAACCTGGAGAGCTGGGACGAGAACGCCTTCGGCCTCTAGCTCGATGGCCGGCGCCTACCTCTACGACCTGCACGGGCTGACCCCGTACGCCGACGCGTTGCGGCTCCAGCAGGAGCTGGCCGCGGCCCGCTCGCAGCAGGCGATCCCCGACACGGTCGTCCTGCTCGAGCACGAGCCGGTCATCACGCTGGGCTCGCGGGCGGTGCGGGCGGAGGAGCTGCCGCTGGCCGCCGACGAGTACGCAGCGCGCGGGATCGAGATCGTCGAGGTGCCGCGCGGCGGCCGCTCCACCTACCACGGCCCGGGCCAGCTCGTCTGCTACCCGATCCTCGACCTGAACGACCGCGGCCGCGACCTGCGCCGGCACGTGCGCGGGCTCGAGCAGACGATCGTGCGCACGCTGGCCGGGTTCGGGATCGCGGGCAGTGGGCGGGACGAGCCGCACCAGAGCGGCGTCTGGGTGGACGACCGCAAGATCGCGTCGATCGGCGTTCGCTGCGCCCGCTGGGTGACGAGTCACGGCCTGGCCGTGAACGTCGATCTCGACCTCGGCGTGTACGAGCTCTTCGACGCGTGCGGCCTGGGCAAGGCCCGGTTCACCTCGATCGCGGCCGAGGCCGGGCGCCCGGTCACCACCGACGAGGTGCGCGGGCCGCTGCTCGACGCGCTGTGCGAGGCGTTCGGGCTCGAGCTCGAGACCGTGCCGGCGGAGGATCATGCCCTGGTCTGAGCTCCAGAAGGCGCGGCCGCAGTGGATGACCGTCAAGGCGCCGTCGCCCAACGGCCGCTTCACGGAGCTGCGCGGGCTGATGCGCGAGGGCGGTCTGCACACGGTGTGCGAGGAGGCCCGCTGTCCCAACATCGGCGAGTGCTGGGGCCGCGGCACGGCCACCTTCCAGATCCTCGGCGACGTCTGCACGCGCGCCTGCCGCTACTGCGCGGTCACGTCCGGCCGGCCCGAGTCGGCCCCCGAGCCGCTCGAGCCGCTGCGGGTCGCCCGCGCGGTGGATCGGATGGGGCTGCGCCACGTCGTCGTCACGTCGGTCGACCGCGACGACCTGCCCGATCGGGGGGCGGGCCATTTCGCCGCCACCATCCGGGCGATCCGGCGGGCCAGCCCCGGCTGCGGCGTCGAGGTGCTCGTACCCGACTTCCTCGGGTTCCGCGACGAGGCCCTGCGGACGGTGCTCGAGGCCGCCCCCGACGTCTTCAACCACAACATCGAGACGGCCGAGCACCTGTACCGGCGCGTGCGGCCGAAGGGCGACTACGCAAAGGCGCTCGATTTGCTCGACCGGGCCAAGGACGTCTGGGCCGAGATCCACCCCGGCCGGCCGCCGCTGATGACGAAGTCCGGGATGATCGTCGGCATGGGCGAGTCCGACGGCGACATCCTCGGCGTCATGCGCGACCTGCGCGCACACCGGGTCGACGTGGTCACGATCGGCCAGTACCTCCAGCCCACCGAGCGCCACCTGCCGCTCGACCGCTGGGTGACACCGGAGCAGTTCCGCCGCTACCGCGTCGAGGGCGAGGCGATGGGCTTCGGGTCGGTGTTCGCCGGCCCGCTCGTGCGCTCGAGCTACCGGGCCGAGGAGCAGCGGCTCGCGGCCGGGGGCGGCTCGCGCGCCGTCGCGCACTAGCCCACGCGCACGGTCTCCAGTCCCGCATCGCGGATGCGGCCCGCGATCTCGGGCAGGGCTTCGACCGTGCGCCCCCACGACCCCCGGGCCGAGTAGGCGTCCGAGTCGTGCAGGAGCAGGATGTCGCCGCCCTCGACGCCCCCGGCGACACGGCGGGCGATGGCATCCGGCGCCGCCCCCGGCTCCCAGTCACGGCCCCACCGTGACCAGCTGACGAGCGGGAGCCCGGCCCCGGCGGCATAGCGCAGGGTGGCCAGGCTGGCGGCGCCAAATGGCGCCCGCACGCTCCGCACCTCGGCGCCGGCCAGCTCCTCGACCTCGGCCCGGGCGCGCTCGAGCACCCGCTCGAGAACGAGCGGGGGCAGGAGCGCGTGCGGCAGGTGCGGGCCGCCGTGCAGGCCAAGCCCGTGCCCGGCCGCGACGACCTCCACCAGCTGTGCCGGGTGGCGGCGGGCCCGGGCCGCGACCACGTAGAAGGTGGCGACGAGCCCGTGGCGGTCGAGCTCGGCGAGCACCGCCGGTGTCCCGGCCGGGTGCGGTCCGTCGTCGAAGGTGAGCGCGACCGCATCGTCGCGGCCCTCGAGCCGGCGCACGACGCCGGGGTAGCGCAGCCGGCCGACCGCCCCGAGCGCCGGCGACGCGTAGGCCGCGGCCGCCGCACAGGCGACCGCCGCTAGCGCCCTTCCCATTGCTGCACCACGGCGCCGTGATGGGCGGAGACCGGCGTCGCCGCGACGGCGTCGCCCAACTTGTCGGCCATGCCGAGCGCCATCACCGCCGCGGTGACGACGGCGACGCGGCGCACCCGCACCAGCGCGCGGGTCGGGCCGGCGGCGGGGCGCAGGGCGGCGAGATGCTCGGCCGTGCAGGGGCGCTCGAAGAGGGCCAGCGCCCTCGCGGCCGTCTCGGGTGCCCGGACGGACCAGAAACCGTTGTCGGCGAGCAGCGCCCGCAGGCCGGGCTCGCTCGCGGCGGCCGTGATCATCCCGGCCCGCTCCATGTGCCGGCCGTTGTCCTCGCCGTGGCCCGGGAGCGGGTCGAACATGACGACGGGGAGGCCGGCCGCGAAGGCCTCGAGGCAGGTGAGGCCGCCGGCGTTCGCGACCAGGACGTCGCTCGCGGCCATCAGCCCGGCCATCAGCCCCGTGAACCCGAAGACGGTGACCCCCTCGAGCGCGGGGTCGGTCTCGATCCGCCGGCGCAGGCCGTCGTTGTGCCCGGCGACGACGATCGGGCGCATCCCCGGCACGGCCGCGACCGAAAGGGCCGCGTCGTGCAGGTGCCCGACGCCCCAGGCACCGCCGACGATCAGGACTGCGCGCTCGCCGGGCGCGAGCTCCAACCGCTCGCGCATGCACGGGCGCAGCGTGGGGTCGTCCGGCGGCACCGGCACCGGCGGCCGCACGGGCCGCATCCCCTCGCTGCAGACGCCGCCGACGCCCAGGTTGGCGTCGAGCTCGGGGTGCACCCAGGCCGGGTGCGGGTCGAAGTCGGTGACGAGCGTGCAGCAGGGGACGCGCAGCTTGCCCGTCCGGCGCAGGCGGGCGAGCACCATCGAGACCACCGGATAGGCGGACACGACGGCGTCGTAGCCGCCGGACTCGATCCGCTCCCGCAGCCGGCGCCCGCCCCGCAGCGCCAGGAACGCCCCGCCGAGCCGGATCAGCCGGCGGGAGCGGGTGACGCGATACAGCACGCGCCATGACCACGGTGCATACTCGATCTGGCAGTGGTATCCGTCGACCACCAGCCGGTGCACCAAGCGGCCGATCAGCGCCAGCCCGTCGTCGATCTCGACTTCGGCGCCCCGCGCGCGCAGCTCCGCGGCCACGCCGCGCGCAGCCGCATCGTGTCCGGCACCAACCGGGGCGGAGAGGATGAGAACCCTCACGGCTGGGCCAGGGCGCCGCTGACCGCGGGAGGGAGCGCCGGCATGAGGCGAGAGCTTAGACGGTGGGTGCGGCGTGCGCGGGGTCGGATGCCCGGAAGTCAATACATCCTTAAACTGCCCGCGTGAGCAGGTTCCACATCCTGGTGTGGGGTGCCGGGGACCTGCCGCCGGTCGTCTGCCTCCATCGCGCCCGCGGCCACGCCCGCCGGTTCGAGCGGGTCGCGCGCATGATGACCGACGACCGGCGGGTGATCGCGTACGACCTGCGCGGCCACGGCCGCTCGCCCTGGTCGGGCCCGCATACGCTCGCCCAGCACGCGGCCGACCTCGAC
This window encodes:
- a CDS encoding dihydrolipoamide acetyltransferase family protein produces the protein MATGTLVDVVMPQMGVSVSEGTITRWAKAVGETIEADETIVEISTDKVDTEVPSPASGVVRELFAGEGDTVPVNTRIAVIDTGGEGGDDEAPAEPAAEAVPEPAAAAPAAPQAAPAEGNGNGHNGDGRTFVSPVVARMVAEHGLDVSAIPGTGRGGRVTKKDVQQFIDSGGTAAPAQAPAEVHDVPHFAPPPEAPETAAPAAPAPAPPAAPAAPAVEVAAPGQAGPGEELYRFNTIRKVIARHMRHSLETAAQVTTVIEVDMTGVVNLRKKWKPEYQSRYGVNLTYVPFVARATIDAIGRWPWVNAEVQGESALIKKYVNLGMAVAVDDAKGLMVPVIQHAEEKNLVGLSRSVIELADRARTKTLSPDEMSGGTFTITNPGVFGALIGTPIIPEGQVAILDVEAIVKRPVVVTDAHGNDAIAIRHMMFLCLSYDHRLVDGAYAAQFMAQVKQNLESWDENAFGL
- the lipA gene encoding lipoyl synthase, encoding MPWSELQKARPQWMTVKAPSPNGRFTELRGLMREGGLHTVCEEARCPNIGECWGRGTATFQILGDVCTRACRYCAVTSGRPESAPEPLEPLRVARAVDRMGLRHVVVTSVDRDDLPDRGAGHFAATIRAIRRASPGCGVEVLVPDFLGFRDEALRTVLEAAPDVFNHNIETAEHLYRRVRPKGDYAKALDLLDRAKDVWAEIHPGRPPLMTKSGMIVGMGESDGDILGVMRDLRAHRVDVVTIGQYLQPTERHLPLDRWVTPEQFRRYRVEGEAMGFGSVFAGPLVRSSYRAEEQRLAAGGGSRAVAH
- the lipB gene encoding lipoyl(octanoyl) transferase LipB, giving the protein MAGAYLYDLHGLTPYADALRLQQELAAARSQQAIPDTVVLLEHEPVITLGSRAVRAEELPLAADEYAARGIEIVEVPRGGRSTYHGPGQLVCYPILDLNDRGRDLRRHVRGLEQTIVRTLAGFGIAGSGRDEPHQSGVWVDDRKIASIGVRCARWVTSHGLAVNVDLDLGVYELFDACGLGKARFTSIAAEAGRPVTTDEVRGPLLDALCEAFGLELETVPAEDHALV
- a CDS encoding polysaccharide deacetylase family protein, yielding MGRALAAVACAAAAAYASPALGAVGRLRYPGVVRRLEGRDDAVALTFDDGPHPAGTPAVLAELDRHGLVATFYVVAARARRHPAQLVEVVAAGHGLGLHGGPHLPHALLPPLVLERVLERARAEVEELAGAEVRSVRAPFGAASLATLRYAAGAGLPLVSWSRWGRDWEPGAAPDAIARRVAGGVEGGDILLLHDSDAYSARGSWGRTVEALPEIAGRIRDAGLETVRVG
- a CDS encoding thiamine pyrophosphate-dependent dehydrogenase E1 component subunit alpha, coding for MAVAREATPVSSAADIKQADLDREDLLSIYRNMLITRGIEERGHILYRQGKIPGSFYTGRGNEGAAVGVATAMRTDDVGTPIQRDMGVHVSRGTEPWRIFAQYMGRADGLAAGKDGNVHMADFRLGLIAMVSHLPALMPVAVGCALAFKIRREPRVAVTWSGDGAMARGDAHEAMNLAGVHRLPVVFICDNNQYAYSTPNRSEFGVDHLADRAAAYGFEGVVVDGTDVLTVYREAHAAIERARAGGGPTLLELVTLRMEGHAVHDDAFYVPRELLEAYAKKDPIERYRRWLKEQNVLDEVRDDEINVEVKKLLNDAMKRAEESPLPEPADLLTGVYAEPEELDTPHHR
- a CDS encoding HD domain-containing phosphohydrolase, encoding MAGEPVRLAELLGALSAMSDLARGHAVDEATRSCLVATGLARRLGLAPPEVSDVYYTSLLRSVGCTATSHEISVLMGGDDIAVRARGDMVDMSRPGEAAAFIAGMGRGLPPTRRLRAVAGTAALGKRAAAEGAHADCEVGAAIARRLRLPATVEAALLDVFERWDGRGGYRGLAGDAIAAPARFAAVGLCAAMFADEPQGAADAVRRWRGRALDPELADAFLASADELLAESGVEDPWLAAVGCEPEPRRTVAADGIDALARAFADAVDLKAPFLHGHSAGVADLSARAAALAGWEEARVRDLRRAALLHDIGRAAIPTGVWEKPGPLSIAEWEQVRLHPYHGERILLRAPALAPLAATAGMHHERTDGSGYHRGVAGTAVDAPARFLAAADAFHAMTEPRPHRPALTSTSAAAALAAMPLDRDAVAAVLEASGQPRPRPPAWPGALTDREVEVLRLLAAGRSKREIAGRLVLSPATVHTHTVHIYAKAGVSTRAALAMWAMEHDLVGPGRHID
- a CDS encoding glycosyltransferase, which encodes MRVLILSAPVGAGHDAAARGVAAELRARGAEVEIDDGLALIGRLVHRLVVDGYHCQIEYAPWSWRVLYRVTRSRRLIRLGGAFLALRGGRRLRERIESGGYDAVVSAYPVVSMVLARLRRTGKLRVPCCTLVTDFDPHPAWVHPELDANLGVGGVCSEGMRPVRPPVPVPPDDPTLRPCMRERLELAPGERAVLIVGGAWGVGHLHDAALSVAAVPGMRPIVVAGHNDGLRRRIETDPALEGVTVFGFTGLMAGLMAASDVLVANAGGLTCLEAFAAGLPVVMFDPLPGHGEDNGRHMERAGMITAAASEPGLRALLADNGFWSVRAPETAARALALFERPCTAEHLAALRPAAGPTRALVRVRRVAVVTAAVMALGMADKLGDAVAATPVSAHHGAVVQQWEGR
- a CDS encoding ASCH domain-containing protein — protein: MNALNFYSPVVADQLRHHRKTATIRLGDKSGKYKKGQVVCVLVGQRFGVREKVFDAVIDKVEVKQLQEVSPREIQHDNPEIRHIDEFTHFLGQLYNREVTEEATVTVIHFSEIRG
- a CDS encoding alpha-ketoacid dehydrogenase subunit beta, whose amino-acid sequence is MATKTYLQAISDALREEMRRDSRVFLIGEDIGVYGGAFKVTQGFLQEFGEDRVIDSPLSETAIVGSCTGAALMGMRPVCEMQFSDFVSCAFDQLVTVAAKQHYRVGTPVPMVVRLPSGGGFSGGPFHSQNPEGFFAHCPGLKIACPATPADAKGLLTQAIRDPNPVLYFEHKHLYRRIKGEVPDGEHVVEFGKARVHREGADLTVVTYGAMVYTAEEAADAVSKDGTSVEIVDLRTVTPWDRQAVLDSVAKTSKVIVLHEDTHTSGFGAEIAATIAEEAFELLDGPVVRVTAPDTPIPFSPPLEKAFLPQVADVVAAIEKLSAY
- a CDS encoding GGDEF domain-containing protein, with product MSLAILLPILVVAVAALAAAVVFAVREHRRARTLADELQTARTEATLLERRDDDTGLWNSRFFVEALTREIERSRTYDRPVALALASVDDVSADEVEASMRTLGAAIGGSVRALDVACRVGTTEFGVIMPETDSRSASVASERVLRAIARARTEGGSTPQAAVGIASCPAHAESFEELVERAGSALRSARRAVRDEPIKPGTVPVAMAVWDDED
- a CDS encoding nuclear transport factor 2 family protein — translated: MIETQSAAEATVLRGYQAFASADMETLGELFHPDIVWTHHNDDRFGGPKIGWPAVAQYFAESAELTAGNLEARVESTTASGELVAVGARMIGTRPDGRRFDDPQMHLFRLRDGRVVQVEQYVGDPQAVEAFWA